ACAGCTCCGACCTTCTGATACTTCAACCTAATTTCTGATACGCAAAAATTTCAGCAATTTTTGCCCTACACTTAAAGATTGTTTCTCTTCACCGTAATAGCCCTCCCCTCCATAGCCATAACTGTAACCATAGTCATATCCATAGTAATGATTGGAAGTTTGGGTATCATTGAGGATGAGGGCGAGATTTCGTAAATCCTGTTTCTTGTATAAATCATTGGCCAGATTCAATACCTCCTTACTTGAATAATCCTGACGTACGACAAAGACATTTAAATCGGCACAACGACCCAATAAAATTGCATCGGTCACAATGGCAATGGGAGGAGTATCGAAAACCACATAATCAAAATCATTCTGTGCTAAACGGATAAATTCCCTCATCTGCTCTGTTTCAATAAGTTCGGAGGGATTGGGAGGGATAGGCCCAGAAGTTGCAACAAACAAATTTTTAATATTCGTTCCCTTAATAATATCCTGATAATTACTCTGTTTGATCAGATACGTACTGATTCCAACCGTATTATTCAGATTAAAGATAGTATGAATCTTGGGCTTACGCAAATCGAAACTTGCCAATAAGGTTTTTTTATTTGACATGGCAATAATGGTAGCCAAGTTGGTGGCACCAAATGTTTTCCCCTCTCCGCTCAAAGTAGATGTCACAGAAATAATATGCTTATCACTGCCTGCAATCATATACTGCATGTTGGTCCTCAATGATCTGAACGATTCAGCAACCGAAGATTTGGGATTTTCAAAGACCGGCAATTCCGATTTGATGGTACTATGCCCAATGGAACCCAAAATAGGTATTTGTGTGGCCTTTTCAACATCTTTTTTGCTGCTGATCTTATTATTCAGAAAATCAAGCAAAAGAATAATGACCATAGGAATCATGGCCCCCAAAACAAAAGCAATCATATAATTAAGCGAAGTTTTAGGCTTAACCTGGATTGCATTTTCCGGACGGGCTATATCCAGTATCTTATTATCAGGGTTGTTGGAAGCTTTGGCAATACCTGTTTCTGCTCTCTTCTGAAGTAAATACGTGTAAATCTGATCATTCAGATTAAATTGACGCTGAAAATTAATCAACAGGCGCTGATTTACCGGCAAACGTTCCAGTTTTGTATTGGCATCGGCTATTCGGTTATCAACATCCTTTTGGGTAATAGATGCAGTTTTAATGTTATTGTTT
The sequence above is drawn from the Bacteroidota bacterium genome and encodes:
- a CDS encoding polysaccharide biosynthesis tyrosine autokinase: KYIKQKKEFKDVIVPSAMGIDDPVLTSMLMHLRELYEQKNVLEFSAKASNPALNLANNEIQNTRSALIESVNNNIKTASITQKDVDNRIADANTKLERLPVNQRLLINFQRQFNLNDQIYTYLLQKRAETGIAKASNNPDNKILDIARPENAIQVKPKTSLNYMIAFVLGAMIPMVIILLLDFLNNKISSKKDVEKATQIPILGSIGHSTIKSELPVFENPKSSVAESFRSLRTNMQYMIAGSDKHIISVTSTLSGEGKTFGATNLATIIAMSNKKTLLASFDLRKPKIHTIFNLNNTVGISTYLIKQSNYQDIIKGTNIKNLFVATSGPIPPNPSELIETEQMREFIRLAQNDFDYVVFDTPPIAIVTDAILLGRCADLNVFVVRQDYSSKEVLNLANDLYKKQDLRNLALILNDTQTSNHYYGYDYGYSYGYGGEGYYGEEKQSLSVGQKLLKFLRIRN